The following proteins are co-located in the Rhodococcus opacus B4 genome:
- a CDS encoding acetyl/propionyl/methylcrotonyl-CoA carboxylase subunit alpha: MSSARISKVLVANRGEIAVRVIRAAADAGLASVAVYAEPDADAPFVRLADEAFALGGQTSAESYLVFDKILDAATKSGADAIHPGYGFLSENADFAQAVLDAGLIWIGPSPQSIRDLGDKVTARHIAEKAKAPMAAGTKDPVKNADEVVAFAKEYGVPVAIKAAFGGGGRGMKVAHTIEEIPELFDSATREAVAAFGRGECFVEQYLDKARHVEAQVIADQHGNVIVAGTRDCSLQRRFQKLVEEAPAPFLTDDQRARIHSSAKAICKEAGYYGAGTVEYLVQGDTVSFLEVNTRLQVEHPVTEETAGIDLVLQQFKIANGEKLDITEDPTPRGHAFEFRINGEDAGRGFLPAPGPVTKFVPPTGPGVRMDSGVETGSVIGGQFDSMLAKLIVTGATRDEALARARRALAEFQVEGLATVIPFHRAIVADPAYIGDGTSFDVYTKWIETEWDNQVEPFTGGQPLDDEENLPRQNVVVEVGGRRVEVSLPGQFTLGTGSGTAAGAVRKKPKARTRGGAHGGAASGDAVTAPMQGTVVKVAVEEGQQVAEGDLIAVLEAMKMENPVNAHKAGTVTGLAVEPGAAITQGTVLAELK, translated from the coding sequence ATGAGTAGTGCACGTATTTCCAAGGTGCTCGTCGCGAACCGCGGTGAGATCGCAGTGCGGGTGATCCGGGCCGCCGCCGACGCCGGCCTGGCCAGCGTCGCCGTCTACGCCGAACCCGACGCCGACGCCCCGTTCGTGCGCCTGGCCGACGAAGCCTTCGCCCTCGGCGGACAGACCTCCGCCGAGTCCTACCTCGTCTTCGACAAAATCCTGGACGCCGCCACCAAATCCGGCGCCGACGCCATCCACCCCGGCTACGGCTTCCTCTCCGAAAACGCCGACTTCGCCCAGGCCGTCCTCGACGCCGGCCTGATCTGGATCGGCCCCTCCCCCCAATCGATCCGCGACCTCGGCGACAAGGTCACCGCCCGCCACATCGCCGAAAAGGCCAAGGCCCCGATGGCCGCCGGCACCAAGGACCCCGTCAAGAACGCCGACGAGGTCGTCGCCTTCGCGAAGGAATACGGTGTCCCCGTCGCCATCAAGGCCGCGTTCGGCGGCGGCGGGCGCGGCATGAAGGTCGCCCACACCATCGAGGAAATCCCCGAACTGTTCGACTCCGCCACCCGCGAGGCCGTCGCCGCGTTCGGCCGCGGCGAATGCTTCGTCGAACAGTATCTGGACAAGGCCCGGCACGTCGAAGCGCAGGTCATCGCCGACCAGCACGGCAACGTCATCGTCGCCGGCACCCGCGACTGCTCCCTGCAACGCCGCTTCCAGAAACTCGTCGAAGAGGCCCCCGCCCCGTTCCTCACCGACGACCAACGCGCCCGCATCCACTCCTCCGCCAAGGCCATCTGCAAAGAGGCCGGCTACTACGGCGCCGGCACCGTCGAATACCTCGTCCAGGGCGACACCGTCTCCTTCCTCGAGGTCAACACCCGCCTGCAGGTCGAACACCCCGTCACCGAGGAAACCGCCGGCATCGACCTGGTGCTGCAACAGTTCAAAATCGCCAACGGCGAAAAACTGGACATCACCGAGGACCCCACCCCCCGCGGACACGCCTTCGAATTCCGCATCAACGGCGAGGACGCCGGCCGCGGGTTCCTGCCCGCCCCCGGCCCGGTCACCAAATTCGTCCCGCCCACCGGCCCCGGCGTCCGGATGGACTCCGGCGTCGAAACCGGGTCGGTGATCGGCGGCCAGTTCGACTCCATGCTCGCCAAACTCATCGTCACCGGCGCCACCCGCGACGAAGCCCTCGCCCGCGCCCGCCGCGCCCTCGCCGAATTCCAGGTCGAGGGCCTGGCGACGGTCATCCCGTTCCACCGGGCCATCGTCGCCGACCCCGCCTACATCGGCGACGGCACCTCATTCGACGTCTACACCAAGTGGATCGAAACCGAATGGGACAACCAGGTCGAACCCTTCACCGGCGGCCAACCCCTCGACGACGAGGAGAACCTGCCCCGGCAGAACGTCGTCGTCGAGGTCGGCGGCCGCCGCGTCGAGGTGTCGCTGCCCGGCCAGTTCACCCTCGGCACCGGCAGCGGTACCGCGGCCGGGGCGGTCCGGAAGAAGCCCAAGGCCCGCACCCGCGGCGGCGCCCACGGCGGCGCCGCCTCCGGTGACGCCGTCACCGCCCCCATGCAGGGCACCGTCGTCAAGGTCGCCGTCGAAGAAGGCCAACAGGTCGCCGAGGGCGACCTCATCGCCGTCCTCGAGGCCATGAAAATGGAAAACCCCGTCAACGCCCACAAGGCCGGCACCGTCACCGGCCTCGCCGTCGAACCCGGCGCCGCCATCACCCAGGGCACCGTCCTCGCAGAGCTCAAATAG
- a CDS encoding acyl-CoA carboxylase subunit epsilon → MTAELVVDEVLDEIALGSGIAEEPPAAPAVTFSGNPSDTDIAAVLAVFAAIASSGSAAETPASDDDSWGTPALILRRQVAAAAVLVNAGY, encoded by the coding sequence GTGACCGCGGAGTTGGTCGTCGACGAGGTGCTCGACGAGATCGCGCTGGGCTCCGGCATCGCCGAAGAGCCGCCGGCGGCGCCGGCCGTGACGTTCTCGGGCAACCCGAGCGACACGGACATCGCCGCGGTGCTCGCAGTGTTCGCTGCGATCGCCTCGTCCGGTTCCGCGGCGGAAACGCCCGCGTCCGATGACGATTCGTGGGGCACCCCCGCCCTCATTCTGCGTCGGCAAGTGGCCGCCGCTGCCGTCCTGGTCAACGCAGGCTACTGA
- a CDS encoding acyl-CoA carboxylase subunit beta, translating to MTVTDSAVTPDIHTTAGKLADLRNRQAEAQHPSGEAAVEKVHAKGKLTARERITALLDEGSFVELDALARHRSVNFGLADNRPVGDGVVTGYGTVDGRDVCVFSQDATVFGGSLGEIYGEKIVKVMDLAIKTGRPLIGINEGAGARIQEGVVSLGLYGEIFHRNVQASGVIPQISLIMGPAAGGHVYSPALTDFVVMVDQTSQMFVTGPDVIKTVTGEDVTMEDLGGAHTHMVKSGVAHYVASGEQDALDYVKDLLSYLPSNNQAAAPRMLPTDPITGSIEDSLTAEDLELDTLIPDSANQPYDMHEVIRRILDDDEFLEVQAERAGNIVVGFGRVDGRSVGIVANQPTVFAGCLDIDASEKAARFVRTCDAFNVPIITLVDVPGFLPGTDQEYNGIIRRGAKLLYAYGEATVGKITVITRKAYGGAYDVMGSKHMGADVNLAWPTAQIAVMGASGAVGFVYRKRLLEAARNGDDVDALRLQLQQEYEDTLVNPYVAAERGYVDAVIPPSHTRGQIVAALRLLERKMVTLPPKKHGNIPL from the coding sequence ATGACAGTCACAGATTCGGCGGTCACGCCCGATATTCACACGACGGCGGGAAAGCTCGCCGACCTGCGTAATCGTCAGGCCGAGGCGCAGCACCCGAGCGGTGAGGCCGCGGTGGAGAAGGTCCACGCCAAGGGCAAGCTCACCGCCCGCGAACGCATCACCGCATTGTTGGACGAGGGCTCGTTCGTCGAACTCGACGCCCTCGCCCGCCACCGCAGCGTGAACTTCGGCCTCGCCGACAACCGCCCCGTCGGCGACGGCGTCGTCACCGGCTACGGCACCGTCGACGGCCGCGACGTGTGCGTGTTCTCCCAGGACGCCACCGTCTTCGGCGGCTCCCTCGGTGAAATCTACGGCGAAAAAATCGTCAAGGTCATGGACCTGGCCATCAAGACCGGCCGCCCGCTGATCGGCATCAACGAAGGCGCCGGCGCCCGCATCCAGGAAGGCGTCGTCTCCCTCGGCTTGTACGGCGAAATCTTCCACCGCAACGTCCAGGCCTCCGGGGTCATCCCGCAGATCTCCCTGATCATGGGCCCCGCCGCCGGCGGCCACGTCTACTCCCCCGCCCTGACCGACTTCGTCGTCATGGTCGACCAGACCTCCCAGATGTTCGTCACCGGCCCCGACGTGATCAAGACCGTCACCGGCGAAGACGTCACCATGGAAGACCTCGGCGGCGCCCACACCCACATGGTCAAGTCCGGCGTCGCCCACTACGTCGCCTCCGGCGAACAAGACGCCCTCGACTACGTCAAGGACCTGCTGTCCTACCTCCCGTCGAACAACCAGGCCGCCGCCCCCCGGATGCTGCCCACCGACCCGATCACCGGGTCCATCGAAGACTCCCTCACCGCCGAGGACCTCGAACTCGACACCCTCATCCCGGACTCGGCGAACCAGCCCTACGACATGCACGAGGTCATCCGCCGCATCCTCGACGACGACGAATTCCTCGAGGTCCAGGCCGAACGCGCCGGCAACATCGTCGTCGGCTTCGGCCGCGTCGACGGCCGCTCCGTGGGCATCGTCGCCAACCAGCCCACCGTGTTCGCCGGCTGCCTCGACATCGACGCCTCCGAAAAGGCCGCCCGCTTCGTGCGCACCTGCGACGCGTTCAACGTCCCCATCATCACCCTGGTCGACGTCCCCGGGTTCCTGCCCGGCACCGACCAGGAATACAACGGCATCATCCGCCGCGGCGCGAAACTGCTCTACGCCTACGGCGAGGCCACGGTCGGGAAGATCACCGTCATCACCCGCAAGGCCTACGGCGGCGCCTACGACGTGATGGGCTCCAAGCACATGGGCGCCGACGTCAACCTGGCCTGGCCCACCGCGCAGATCGCCGTCATGGGCGCCTCCGGAGCCGTCGGGTTCGTCTACCGCAAACGCCTGCTCGAGGCCGCCCGCAACGGCGACGACGTCGACGCGCTGCGCCTGCAACTGCAACAGGAATACGAGGACACCCTCGTCAACCCGTACGTCGCCGCCGAACGCGGCTACGTCGACGCCGTCATCCCCCCGTCCCACACCCGCGGACAGATCGTGGCCGCCCTGCGCCTGCTCGAACGCAAAATGGTCACCCTCCCGCCCAAGAAGCATGGGAACATTCCGCTGTGA